One window from the genome of Microbulbifer sp. ALW1 encodes:
- a CDS encoding outer membrane lipoprotein-sorting protein, protein MKTDNSGHAETTTNAYRFFWGLLRWRWLVIIGCFVAIGLVGRYLPAMTKDTTPEAFVPRDSPALAYRDHVETVFGLKDPMVIAVTTSGDNGIYTPSALQLVERLTQALTTIEGIDPDGITSLATEKDIRGVRDGMLVESFWEVPPQTMAEAKAVRERVENFPLMLGTLAARDGSSTLLIAETLPEANDEQVYHALLALAGQITAEGQQQGWLGDDLQLHVAGQGAVSGYLSAYIAADASRLNPIAALIITAVLLLAFRTVAGTLLPNLVVFGTVAVGLGSMAAAGVPMYVITNSLPVILIGIAVCDSIHIFTQYYEELTNNPQLSGQQAVARAMSAMWRPVTLTTLTTVAGFVGLSLAASLPPMQSYGIFAAVGILAAWAWTLLLLPALLSLFKPRIKTTVKNAAKNARGGITTAIMAACGGIVARYPVHILLCTGLLLMIAIGGASRIEFNDQRIHSFQEQEPLRIADGIINQHFDGTYYLDVAIETAQPEDLFQPDKLRKIEALQNWMEQHGGLQNTTSIVDYIKQMHQALHEGNPAYYAIPDDSALIAQYFLLYSASGEPDDFEQEIDYDYRQAHVRGQLKADNFQDVEPIVLGLKQYLKEEFDAPGIRGNTTGAIDLSYSWLKPLAGNTAAGMALALILVLVSSTVFFRSLILGMIATLPVAFSVLMVFAIMGYAVIWIGIGTSMFAAIAIGLGVDFAIHTIDRLRTLIRDQQMDYPEAVAILFPSTGRALLFNLLALALGFGVLMTSKVPPLQDFGLLVAIAVFTSFVISMTSMTALIGVLRPRALFGQRDEPASKLSTPKLQQGFATIGVLKILTGITLLILAITAFADDHNTGQKIMQAVDARPEGITQRANLTLTLTDRRGRKRVQQTIVQRKYYGADKRQVLYYLEPTNVRDTAFLTYDYADPNSEDEQWLYLPALRKTRRISASDRGGYFLGTDLTYEEMKRQNKISLQDWHFTRIEESLVDSINTIVVEGTPVSEQVAEELGYGRARWYVDPTTHTIRRSENFDVQGNPLKTAMFTDVRKVDGIWTVHEITVDNHKTGHQTHLLISDVAYDTPLDDERFEERTLRRGVR, encoded by the coding sequence ATGAAAACGGATAATTCAGGGCACGCAGAGACGACCACCAACGCATACCGCTTCTTTTGGGGGCTACTGCGCTGGCGCTGGCTGGTCATAATTGGCTGCTTTGTGGCAATCGGCCTTGTGGGGCGCTATTTGCCCGCCATGACCAAGGACACAACGCCGGAGGCCTTCGTCCCCAGGGACAGTCCGGCTCTCGCCTATCGCGACCATGTAGAAACAGTGTTCGGGCTCAAGGACCCGATGGTAATTGCGGTGACCACAAGCGGGGATAACGGCATCTACACCCCGAGCGCCCTGCAATTGGTAGAGCGCCTCACCCAAGCACTTACCACCATCGAAGGTATCGACCCCGATGGGATTACCAGCCTGGCCACGGAAAAAGATATTCGCGGTGTCCGCGATGGAATGCTGGTGGAATCATTCTGGGAAGTGCCTCCGCAAACAATGGCGGAGGCTAAGGCCGTCCGGGAGCGGGTGGAAAACTTTCCGCTGATGCTCGGCACCCTCGCCGCCCGCGATGGCAGCAGCACACTGCTAATTGCAGAAACCCTGCCGGAAGCAAATGACGAGCAGGTGTACCACGCATTGCTCGCATTAGCCGGGCAGATAACCGCCGAGGGCCAGCAGCAAGGCTGGCTAGGGGATGACCTGCAACTTCACGTCGCCGGCCAGGGTGCGGTATCCGGCTACCTGTCAGCCTACATCGCCGCAGATGCCAGCCGGCTGAACCCGATTGCCGCGCTGATTATCACCGCGGTCCTGTTGCTGGCGTTCCGGACGGTTGCCGGCACCCTGCTTCCAAACCTGGTGGTATTCGGCACCGTCGCGGTGGGACTTGGCAGCATGGCGGCAGCGGGCGTACCCATGTATGTCATCACCAACTCGCTGCCAGTGATACTGATCGGAATCGCGGTATGCGATTCAATCCATATCTTTACCCAGTACTACGAGGAGCTGACGAACAATCCGCAGCTTTCCGGGCAACAGGCGGTAGCGCGCGCGATGAGTGCCATGTGGCGACCGGTCACCCTGACCACACTCACCACGGTCGCGGGCTTTGTCGGCTTATCGCTGGCAGCATCCCTGCCCCCCATGCAGTCCTACGGCATTTTCGCCGCCGTCGGGATTCTCGCCGCCTGGGCCTGGACCCTGCTGTTATTGCCGGCACTGTTGTCGCTGTTCAAGCCGCGAATAAAGACCACCGTAAAAAACGCAGCAAAAAATGCCCGGGGTGGTATCACCACAGCCATCATGGCGGCATGCGGGGGCATTGTCGCCCGCTACCCGGTGCATATATTACTCTGCACCGGGCTACTGCTGATGATTGCAATCGGCGGCGCCAGCCGAATCGAATTCAATGACCAGCGCATACACAGCTTTCAGGAGCAGGAGCCCCTGCGTATCGCCGATGGGATCATCAACCAGCACTTCGACGGCACCTATTATCTGGATGTTGCTATCGAAACAGCGCAGCCAGAGGATCTGTTCCAACCGGACAAACTACGCAAAATCGAAGCATTACAAAACTGGATGGAACAGCACGGCGGCCTTCAAAACACCACCTCCATCGTCGACTACATCAAGCAGATGCACCAGGCATTGCACGAGGGCAACCCCGCCTACTACGCGATTCCAGATGACTCCGCACTGATTGCCCAGTACTTCCTGCTCTACAGCGCTTCTGGCGAGCCGGATGACTTTGAACAGGAGATTGACTACGACTACCGCCAAGCCCATGTACGCGGTCAACTCAAGGCAGACAATTTCCAGGATGTGGAACCCATCGTTCTGGGCCTCAAGCAATATCTCAAAGAAGAGTTCGATGCACCCGGCATCCGCGGCAACACAACCGGCGCCATCGATCTCAGTTACTCCTGGCTAAAACCACTAGCTGGCAACACCGCCGCTGGTATGGCACTCGCGCTGATACTGGTTCTGGTTTCCTCCACCGTATTTTTTCGCTCACTGATACTCGGGATGATTGCCACCCTGCCCGTGGCCTTCTCCGTATTGATGGTCTTCGCAATCATGGGCTATGCCGTTATCTGGATCGGCATCGGTACCTCGATGTTTGCGGCCATTGCTATTGGTCTGGGGGTGGACTTTGCCATTCATACCATCGACCGCCTGCGCACACTGATTCGCGATCAACAGATGGATTACCCAGAGGCGGTAGCCATTCTCTTCCCCAGCACGGGCCGCGCGCTGCTGTTCAACCTGCTGGCACTGGCCCTGGGCTTCGGTGTACTGATGACGTCCAAGGTGCCGCCACTGCAAGACTTCGGGTTGCTGGTCGCCATTGCGGTATTCACCAGTTTCGTGATCAGCATGACCAGTATGACAGCGCTGATTGGTGTACTGCGTCCCCGCGCCCTGTTTGGTCAACGGGATGAGCCGGCGTCTAAGCTGTCGACACCAAAGCTCCAGCAGGGATTCGCGACCATCGGCGTATTGAAAATACTGACCGGGATTACGCTGCTCATTCTCGCCATTACCGCATTCGCAGACGATCACAATACTGGCCAGAAAATAATGCAAGCTGTGGATGCGCGACCGGAAGGCATTACGCAGCGGGCAAACCTGACCCTTACGCTGACCGACCGCCGGGGGCGAAAGCGGGTGCAGCAGACCATTGTGCAGCGCAAATACTACGGCGCTGACAAGCGGCAAGTGCTCTATTACCTGGAGCCAACCAACGTGCGCGACACCGCCTTCCTCACTTACGATTACGCAGACCCCAACAGCGAGGACGAGCAGTGGCTGTATTTACCCGCGCTGCGTAAGACACGACGAATCTCGGCTTCGGACCGCGGCGGCTACTTTCTCGGAACCGACCTGACCTACGAGGAAATGAAACGCCAGAACAAAATCTCTCTACAGGACTGGCACTTTACCCGCATCGAAGAATCGTTAGTGGATAGCATCAACACCATTGTCGTCGAGGGTACTCCGGTCAGTGAACAAGTGGCCGAGGAACTGGGCTACGGGCGCGCACGCTGGTATGTAGACCCGACCACCCACACCATTCGCCGCTCGGAAAACTTCGATGTTCAGGGCAACCCGCTGAAAACAGCGATGTTTACCGATGTACGCAAAGTCGACGGCATCTGGACAGTGCACGAGATCACCGTGGACAACCACAAGACCGGCCACCAGACCCATTTGCTGATCAGTGACGTTGCCTACGATACACCCCTCGACGATGAGCGTTTTGAAGAGCGCACTTTGCGCCGGGGCGTACGGTAA
- a CDS encoding IS110 family transposase: MEYKEINVGIDTSSNQLDIYVRPTGQFFSVNNDRDGIKQAVDKILALKPTRVLIESTGRLEMDFVCAADKRGLPIVVCNPSQIRNFAKSSGRIAKTDKLDAMDIAHFGEAMKPALTVIKPEKLREISDLLAVRSQCLEMSTMQKNRLKRMPKSVHDPIRKILTAIKSELLKIDKQLDKLISSVTEWKEKRDLLLSAKGVGNVLAYTLMSELPELGKLNRKEIAALVGIAPMNRDSGRFQGKRFIRGGRHRVRTVLFVSMMSAIQCHPKLKPMYERMVAAGKPKKVAIVACMRKQLTILNTMVKNNTHWDEKMA, from the coding sequence ATGGAATATAAAGAGATCAATGTCGGTATCGATACCAGCAGCAACCAACTCGATATCTATGTGAGACCCACTGGCCAATTCTTTAGCGTCAATAACGATAGAGACGGTATTAAACAAGCTGTAGATAAAATACTGGCACTCAAACCCACTAGAGTATTGATTGAATCTACTGGACGACTGGAAATGGATTTTGTGTGCGCTGCCGATAAGCGAGGGCTGCCCATCGTTGTCTGCAACCCTTCACAAATTCGGAACTTTGCAAAGTCATCAGGACGGATCGCTAAAACCGACAAGCTAGATGCCATGGATATTGCCCATTTTGGCGAGGCCATGAAACCAGCGCTAACAGTAATAAAGCCGGAAAAGCTGCGAGAAATCAGTGACTTACTTGCCGTCCGTAGCCAGTGTCTTGAGATGAGTACTATGCAGAAGAATCGCCTCAAGAGAATGCCGAAGTCAGTCCACGATCCTATCCGAAAAATCCTTACCGCGATCAAGAGCGAACTACTTAAAATCGACAAGCAACTCGACAAGTTAATCAGCAGCGTAACGGAGTGGAAGGAAAAGCGAGATTTGCTGCTAAGTGCGAAAGGTGTAGGCAACGTCCTGGCTTACACACTCATGAGCGAGCTTCCTGAACTTGGAAAACTTAATCGTAAGGAAATAGCTGCGCTTGTTGGTATCGCACCGATGAACCGCGACAGCGGGCGCTTTCAGGGGAAGCGGTTCATTCGGGGCGGGCGTCACCGTGTTAGAACGGTTCTATTTGTTTCGATGATGTCTGCGATCCAATGTCACCCAAAGCTGAAACCAATGTACGAGCGTATGGTTGCCGCTGGGAAACCAAAGAAAGTCGCTATCGTCGCGTGTATGCGCAAGCAACTCACAATCCTCAATACCATGGTTAAGAACAACACTCATTGGGATGAAAAAATGGCTTAA
- a CDS encoding SMI1/KNR4 family protein → MKELWDKYEKWLSANFESGFRDLNPPITDEELENLQSTLDVQLAQDFIDFLKVHNGQAGNAGGIIDATELLSSTRILDEWRCWKDLLDSGEFEGYDEERANGVKADWWNQKWIPFTYNGAGDHLCLDLDPSGTGSLGQVITMWHDDGEREVKSNSFKAWFSGYVDDVLQGKYVYCADYDGVVSVEDI, encoded by the coding sequence ATGAAAGAACTATGGGACAAATACGAAAAATGGTTGTCAGCTAACTTTGAGAGCGGGTTCAGAGACCTTAACCCGCCGATAACGGATGAGGAGCTTGAAAATCTCCAGTCAACACTGGATGTCCAGCTTGCTCAGGATTTTATTGATTTCCTCAAAGTCCATAATGGTCAGGCTGGTAATGCGGGCGGAATTATTGATGCGACCGAATTGCTGTCGTCAACACGGATTCTCGATGAATGGAGATGCTGGAAGGATCTGCTTGACAGCGGAGAATTTGAGGGCTATGACGAGGAGAGAGCTAACGGTGTTAAGGCAGACTGGTGGAATCAGAAATGGATTCCGTTTACCTACAACGGAGCTGGAGATCATCTTTGTCTTGATTTAGACCCCTCCGGTACAGGTTCACTTGGGCAGGTTATTACCATGTGGCACGACGACGGAGAACGCGAGGTAAAAAGTAACAGTTTTAAAGCTTGGTTTTCAGGCTACGTTGATGATGTTCTGCAAGGAAAGTACGTATATTGCGCGGATTACGACGGGGTCGTAAGCGTCGAAGATATCTAA
- a CDS encoding DUF1302 family protein: MALVSSSCAASMRIGGIVSATHAVQTTDGTPQKSELVILPQLEWRSANGVDVTAIGRIRVDGQNQLEPGEPDQAAVDAWSRRAFLGAHTEVELREFYLEAYPFGTYLKLGKQQIVWGQTDGLKVLDRVNPQRYREFILEDFESSRIPLWAAKWEFSMDTILNKDWDGQLILIPDQTYHEVPAAGASYAPTSPELVVTPPAGSIITGYTFEKPDRVLADADAGLQLSSRLHGWDLTVNYLYHYADTPVMRLYQENSGMRIHGSYERTHTIGGSASNAFGDFTLRSEMGYTTDRHIQTNTMAENNGVVRGGELSYALGLDWMGLSDTLVSAQLIQSWFDRDGVSAYRDTIETDATLLIEHTFLNEVLTLSNLLIHDIDSGDGLLSTELTYDYLANLELRIEANMFYGSQYGRYGQFDARDRLLVGFEYGF; the protein is encoded by the coding sequence GTGGCTTTAGTGAGTTCGAGCTGTGCCGCCTCGATGCGTATTGGCGGTATCGTCAGTGCGACACACGCGGTACAGACTACGGATGGTACACCCCAGAAAAGTGAACTCGTCATACTTCCGCAACTGGAGTGGCGCAGCGCCAACGGCGTCGACGTCACCGCCATTGGCCGCATTCGCGTCGATGGCCAAAACCAACTCGAACCCGGTGAGCCGGACCAGGCGGCGGTCGACGCCTGGTCACGCAGGGCATTTCTCGGTGCGCATACCGAAGTAGAGCTGCGGGAGTTTTACCTTGAGGCTTACCCGTTTGGCACTTACCTCAAACTGGGAAAGCAACAGATTGTCTGGGGGCAGACCGACGGCCTGAAAGTGCTCGACAGAGTCAATCCACAGCGCTACCGCGAGTTTATTCTGGAAGATTTTGAATCCTCCCGCATCCCCCTTTGGGCGGCCAAATGGGAATTTTCAATGGATACCATTTTAAACAAAGACTGGGACGGTCAGTTAATCCTGATACCCGACCAGACCTATCACGAGGTGCCAGCTGCCGGCGCAAGCTACGCCCCCACGTCGCCGGAACTTGTGGTAACTCCGCCAGCCGGCAGCATCATTACCGGTTACACGTTTGAAAAACCCGACCGTGTTCTGGCCGATGCCGACGCCGGCTTGCAACTTTCCAGCCGCCTGCACGGCTGGGATCTTACGGTGAACTATCTCTACCACTATGCGGATACACCGGTCATGCGCCTGTATCAGGAAAACAGTGGAATGCGTATCCACGGGTCTTACGAACGCACCCACACCATCGGAGGTTCCGCTTCCAACGCCTTTGGCGATTTTACCTTGCGCTCGGAAATGGGATACACCACGGACCGCCATATTCAAACCAACACCATGGCAGAAAACAACGGCGTTGTTCGTGGCGGTGAATTGAGCTACGCACTTGGCCTGGACTGGATGGGACTCAGCGACACCCTGGTTTCGGCACAACTGATTCAAAGCTGGTTCGACCGCGACGGAGTGAGCGCATACCGGGATACCATCGAAACCGACGCCACCCTGTTAATAGAGCACACCTTTCTCAATGAGGTGCTGACCTTGAGCAACCTGCTGATACACGACATCGATAGCGGTGATGGCCTACTGTCAACTGAACTGACTTACGACTATCTCGCCAATCTCGAATTACGTATAGAGGCAAATATGTTTTACGGAAGCCAGTACGGCCGATATGGCCAGTTCGATGCCCGCGATCGTCTGTTGGTAGGCTTCGAGTATGGATTTTAG
- a CDS encoding IS3 family transposase, whose amino-acid sequence MFEFIDLNREKHSIAMMCRIYDVTRDGYNSWRRRGVCERRQEDSELFVHIRSIFNRHDGCYGSPKITQELKKKGINVGQKRVARIMRNHGLKAVKSRIYTARPGTYRHVYGIQCKIEGIELTRPNQLWVGDVTYIKLRDGSWQYLSVVMDRYSRKVVSWSLGDRRDASLTLSSIDRAVRNRGHHPELIFHSDRGSEYLSGQYRERLRRYGISQSMNRVKNMNDNAFIESFFHQFKTERIKRQVFDSEKQLRSTVTEYMRYYNSQRSHSSIGYVSPQEFECKINC is encoded by the coding sequence ATCTTCGAGTTCATAGATCTAAACCGCGAGAAGCACAGTATTGCAATGATGTGCCGGATCTATGACGTGACCCGTGATGGTTACAACTCTTGGCGCCGCCGTGGTGTATGTGAGCGCCGGCAAGAAGATAGTGAGCTGTTTGTACATATAAGATCGATTTTTAACCGACATGATGGCTGCTACGGTAGTCCAAAAATTACCCAAGAGCTGAAAAAGAAGGGTATAAACGTTGGTCAAAAACGTGTGGCTAGAATCATGCGAAATCACGGTCTCAAGGCCGTAAAATCAAGGATCTACACGGCTAGGCCCGGTACTTACAGGCATGTTTATGGAATCCAGTGCAAGATAGAAGGCATCGAGCTGACGCGCCCGAACCAGCTATGGGTGGGTGATGTTACTTATATAAAGCTCAGAGATGGTAGCTGGCAGTATCTGTCGGTAGTCATGGATCGCTACAGTAGGAAGGTTGTCTCCTGGTCCCTGGGTGATAGGAGGGATGCGTCGCTGACACTGTCCAGCATTGATAGGGCGGTGCGAAACCGTGGACATCACCCTGAGCTAATCTTTCACTCTGACCGTGGTAGCGAGTACTTGTCGGGTCAATATCGTGAGCGACTGCGGCGGTATGGGATCAGTCAAAGCATGAATCGAGTAAAGAACATGAATGACAACGCATTCATTGAGTCGTTCTTTCACCAATTTAAAACAGAGCGTATTAAGCGCCAAGTCTTCGATTCTGAAAAACAGCTAAGATCGACGGTGACTGAATATATGCGCTACTACAACAGTCAGAGGTCGCATTCGTCTATTGGGTATGTTTCACCTCAAGAATTCGAGTGTAAAATCAATTGCTAA
- a CDS encoding alpha/beta hydrolase, translating to MLYKLLPVLIGSASYIAPRTIGQWAAKQIQVPRRKYKSQNRLPQADDTWQLEQGCVRRWGSKSEPVVLLIHGWEGHHSQLHSIASALRDNGYAVVIVEPPAHGDGAGERASPQHFADILNAAADIVGPIKLLLGHSMGGLAATLAISQGLKTSHLVTISAPADAASTINGVSDWLCLSKPARQNMHDCIEEFAGIPIAQVDTDATLANYNGQHLILHDRNDRKIPVEQAMKIRNSNPSALLLLTSGLGHTRLLDDGDLCKQILNFTENRLCE from the coding sequence GTGCTATACAAACTCCTACCCGTACTGATTGGGAGCGCCAGCTATATCGCCCCGCGCACCATCGGCCAATGGGCAGCAAAACAAATTCAGGTCCCCCGAAGAAAGTACAAAAGCCAAAATCGGCTTCCACAAGCGGATGACACCTGGCAACTGGAACAGGGCTGCGTTCGACGTTGGGGCTCGAAATCTGAACCCGTAGTACTACTGATCCACGGCTGGGAGGGGCACCACAGCCAGCTGCACAGTATCGCTAGCGCATTGCGGGACAACGGCTACGCCGTAGTGATAGTCGAGCCACCGGCACACGGGGACGGCGCTGGCGAGCGCGCGTCGCCGCAACACTTTGCCGATATATTGAACGCAGCCGCCGATATTGTCGGCCCGATCAAACTGTTGTTGGGTCACTCCATGGGTGGGTTGGCGGCTACCTTGGCGATAAGCCAGGGATTGAAAACCTCACACCTGGTGACCATTTCAGCTCCGGCAGACGCCGCATCCACAATCAATGGTGTCTCAGACTGGCTTTGCCTGTCAAAACCCGCGCGGCAGAATATGCACGACTGCATCGAAGAATTTGCCGGTATCCCCATCGCCCAAGTTGACACAGACGCAACATTAGCCAACTACAATGGCCAACACTTAATTCTGCATGACCGGAATGATCGAAAAATACCCGTAGAACAAGCTATGAAGATCAGGAACAGTAACCCCAGTGCGCTGCTACTCCTCACTTCCGGACTGGGACACACGCGTTTACTCGACGATGGTGATTTATGTAAACAGATACTGAACTTTACCGAAAACAGACTGTGCGAATAA
- a CDS encoding immunity 53 family protein: MESLKELEEWYFSQCNEDWEHTYGIEIGTLDNPGWFLKVHITDTNMEEMKYEGFSYGVGDDADASGNDWIITKLEDGKFVGYGGPYKLNELIKLFLKWVKNA; this comes from the coding sequence ATGGAAAGTCTCAAAGAACTTGAAGAATGGTATTTTTCTCAATGCAATGAGGACTGGGAACATACCTATGGTATTGAAATCGGTACTCTTGATAATCCAGGCTGGTTTCTAAAGGTACACATCACCGATACAAATATGGAAGAAATGAAATATGAAGGTTTTTCCTACGGTGTAGGTGATGACGCCGATGCGAGTGGGAACGACTGGATTATTACAAAACTAGAAGACGGTAAGTTTGTTGGCTATGGCGGCCCTTACAAACTAAACGAGCTGATAAAGCTATTTTTAAAGTGGGTAAAAAATGCTTAA
- a CDS encoding DUF2489 domain-containing protein — translation MKTSHEKYVEKQRKRAAEVASGMLDGSIHYLEGTIELSSLRFEVDLPEDDKDFLAFSGVASEIDHLPIGNPRQYWSKEALVRHEPEIQESIKWAKEFSLSECKSIVARFNA, via the coding sequence ATGAAAACGAGCCACGAAAAATACGTCGAGAAGCAACGCAAGAGGGCCGCAGAAGTTGCAAGCGGAATGCTCGATGGTTCTATTCATTATCTTGAGGGAACAATAGAGTTGTCTTCACTTAGATTTGAGGTCGACTTGCCTGAAGACGATAAAGATTTTCTTGCTTTTAGCGGAGTTGCTTCGGAAATCGATCATTTACCAATTGGTAATCCGAGGCAATATTGGTCAAAAGAGGCCCTCGTACGGCATGAGCCAGAAATTCAGGAATCTATTAAGTGGGCAAAGGAGTTCTCTTTGTCAGAATGCAAATCTATCGTAGCAAGGTTCAATGCTTAA